The Rhopalosiphum maidis isolate BTI-1 chromosome 1, ASM367621v3, whole genome shotgun sequence genome has a segment encoding these proteins:
- the LOC113549650 gene encoding something about silencing protein 10 — MKKKPWGRKQVESDDDASVDFDGENSESDYDENEKLLLEKTRKELAQGPYDSDEESEEEVFPLRNKLDQYEDSEEEDEEVKNDIEQHSDDSEEKNINDSDIEGAESGSDDLPNDKAWGQLRRSFYNTDYLDKDHGGFEGEEDEETAKMEEEEARKIHQRMMSELENVDLDSELFIGTKVTENAKEGTDTSDITQMMTVKKDLSSMSDREKRKLLMKESPELFGLIEDFKTYMGIVQEKLSPFLKLVRSEDIPKSRFTEYIQCYFEIILNYCTNIGFYFLMKSVRKPVQNHPIMNRLLRYREMLCEQNKQFETLILPQIDQILSNINTVKSNSKASKNKPKKLLNLLTKPVQKAVNTVKPKENNLENINDNRSNKFENNDEEEEEENAIELKEEPMTTDEKRGITYQIAKNKGLTPRRKKELRNPRVKNRMKYRKAKIRRKGQISEPRKEIRRYDGEISGIKVNLSKSIKIKA, encoded by the exons atgaAAAAGAAACCTTG gggacGCAAACAAGTAGAGAGCGATGATGATGCTTCTGTAGATTTTGATGGTGAAAATTCAGAGAGTGATTATGACGAAAACGAAAAGCTTCTTCTAGAAAAGACACGAAAAGAATTAGCTCAAGGTCCATATGATTCAGATGAGGAGAGcgaa GAAGAAGTGTTTCCGCTACGTAACAAACTAGATCAGTATGAAGATAGCGAAGAAGAAGATGAAgaagttaaaaatgatattgaaCAACATTCAGATGAcagtgaagaaaaaaatattaatgatagtgATATAGAAGGCGCAGAAAGTGGTTCAGATGATTTACCTAATGACAAAGCTTGGGGTCAACTAAGaagatcattttataatacagattACTTAGATAAAGATCATGGag gtttTGAGGGGGAAGAGGATGAAGAAACTGCTAAAATGGAAGAAGAAGAAGCACGTAAAATCCATCAAAGAATGATGTCCGAATTAGAAAATGTAGACCTCGACAGTGAACTTTTTATT GGGACTAAAGTAACAGAAAATGCAAAAGAAGGAACTGATACTAGTGATATAACACAAATGATGACTGTTAAAAAAGATTTGAGTTCAATGAGCGATCGTGAAAAACGAAAATTGTTAATGAAAGAATCACCTGAACTTTTTGGACTTATCGAAGAtttcaaaa cctaCATGGGAATTGTACAAGAAAAATTATCTCCTTTTTTGAAGTTAGTTAGATCTGAGGACATACCAAAAAGTCGGTTTACAGAGtatatacaatgttattttgaaattatattgaa ttactgTACTAACATTGGGTTCTATTTTCTTATGAAATCTGTTCGTAAACCGGTGCAAAATCATCCTATTATGAATAGATTACTTCGATACCGTGAAATGTTATGTGAACagaataaacaatttgaaacattaatattacctCAGATTGATCAAATATTGTCCAATATCAACACAGTAAA atcaaACTCTAAGGCAagcaaaaataaaccaaaaaaattactCAATCTACTGACAAAACCAGTACAAAAAGCTGTTAATACGGTTAAACCCAAGGaaaataatttggaaaatataaatgacaaCCGATCAAATAAATTCGAGAATAATgatgaagaagaagaagaagaaaatgCAATAGAGCTTAAag aagaaCCAATGACCACTGATGAAAAACGTGGTATAACTTATCAAATAGCTAAAAATAAAGGACTTACGCCTCGACGAAAGAAAGAACTTAGAAATCCAAGAGTGAAGAATCGTATGAAATATCGTAAAGCCAAAATCCGCAGGAAGGGACag ATTTCAGAGCCACGTAAAGAAATTCGTCGTTATGATGGAGAAATTTCTggtattaaagttaatttgtCTAAgagcataaaaattaaagcctAA